One segment of Stegostoma tigrinum isolate sSteTig4 chromosome 26, sSteTig4.hap1, whole genome shotgun sequence DNA contains the following:
- the hic2 gene encoding hypermethylated in cancer 2 protein: MELPNHAKQLLLQLNQQRSKGFFCDVIIVVENALFRAHKNILAASSMYFKSLVLHDNLINLDTDMVNATIFRQILDFIYTGKLLGTDQASEQNFNALLTAASYLQLHDLAAVCRKKMKRIGKALHGKLMGPGPGKPGRGHRLPSAPVIQPRYSGSPEALQRLQAGELHRVEVAGDELYLASSNKGNPHSHGQNGGTSKSSNTNNGTNSNKGEQEQMLGLDLSKKSPSVPPHMSQEDMQLGECSQGGSPRSASVSTTNSAPFEDSATNPHKVENSECSERNDLGSDTQSLADTGQPKGFRLAVRGASWLKQEKMYGRPEGTNCRDEGGSLLNGVIMGPLVKSLERDSGRHFDHAMRCKEEEDDEEEEEGEEENGKECSEDSAQSGEEEAAVAVTGGGGGGGHGYRPGQDGFEPAGYGDNLYVCIPCGKGFPSSEQLNAHVESHTEEELYLKEEADSGLAAPNPPYPSDSRPYKCSVCEKSYRDPSTLRQHEKTHWLSRPFPCNICGKMFTQRGTMTRHMRSHLGLKPFACEECGMRFTRQYRLTEHMRVHSGEKPYECQICGGKFTQQRNLISHMRMHTSPT; this comes from the coding sequence atggaactcCCAAATCACGCCAAACAACTGCTGCTGCAGCTGAACCAACAAAGGAGCAAGGGATTCTTCTGTGATGTTATCattgtggtcgagaacgccctgtTCCGTGCCCACAAGAACATCCTGGCAGCAAGCAGCATGTACTTTAAGTCCCTCGTGCTTCATGACAACTTGATCAACTTGGACACTGATATGGTCAACGCCACCATCTTCCGACAGATCCTCGATTTTATCTACACCGGGAAGCTCCTGGGCACGGACCAGGCCAGTGAGCAGAACTTTAACGCCCTCCTGACAGCAGCCAGCTACCTCCAGCTCCACGACTTGGCTGCTGTTTGTCGGAAGAAGATGAAACGCATCGGTAAGGCTTTGCACGGCAAGCTGATGGGCCCCGGCCCTGGGAAACCAGGGAGAGGGCACAGGTTGCCCTCGGCCCCGGTCATCCAGCCACGCTACTCGGGTTCGCCCGAGGCGCTCCAGAGGCTTCAAGCCGGGGAGCTGCACCGGGTGGAAGTTGCTGGGGACGAATTGTACCTCGCTAGCTCGAACAAAGGAAACCCCCACTCTCACGGCCAGAATGGCGGCACCAGCAAAAGTAGCAATACTAACAATGGCACCAACAGCAACAAAGGGGAGCAGGAGCAGATGCTCGGCCTGGACCTGTCTAAGAAAAGCCCTTCAGTCCCTCCCCACATGTCTCAGGAGGACATGCAGCTCGGAGAGTGCAGCCAAGGTGGCTCTCCCCGTTCTGCCTCTGTTTCTACCACCAACAGTGCCCCCTTTGAAGACAGCGCCACGAACCCTCACAAAGTGGAGAACAGCGAGTGCTCGGAGAGGAATGACCTCGGGTCTGACACCCAGAGCCTGGCAGACACTGGGCAGCCCAAAGGCTTCCGGCTGGCGGTTCGTGGTGCCAGCTGGCTGAAACAGGAGAAGATGTACGGCAGGCCTGAGGGCACCAACTGCCGGGACGAGGGCGGCTCGCTCCTCAACGGGGTCATCATGGGGCCCCTGGTGAAGTCGCTGGAGCGGGATTCCGGTCGCCACTTTGATCACGCCATGCGCTGCAAAGAGGAGGAGGACGacgaagaggaggaggaaggggaggaggagAATGGTAAAGAGTGCAGCGAGGACAGCGCCCAGAGCGGTGAGGAGGAGGCAGCGGTGGCCGTGactggtggaggaggaggagggggtcaCGGTTACAGGCCAGGCCAGGACGGCTTCGAGCCAGCAGGGTACGGAGACAACCTGTACGTGTGCATCCCCTGCGGCAAGGGCTTCCCCAGTTCAGAACAGCTCAACGCCCACGTCGAGAGCCACACCGAGGAGGAACTGTACCTGAAGGAGGAGGCGGACAGCGGCCTGGCTGCCCCAAACCCACCGTACCCCAGCGACTCACGGCCCTACAAGTGCTCCGTCTGTGAGAAGAGCTACAGGGACCCATCCACGCTGCGGCAACACGAGAAGACCCATTGGCTGTCCCGGCCCTTCCCAtgcaacatctgtgggaagatGTTCACCCAGCGGGGCACCATGACCCGGCATATGCGCAGCCACTTGGGCCTGAAGCCTTTTGCGTGTGAAGAGTGTGGCATGCGGTTCACGCGGCAGTACCGACTGACCGAGCACATGCGGGTCCACTCGGGCGAGAAGCCCTACGAATGTCAAATCTGTGGTGGCAAGTTCACGCAGCAACGCAATCTGATAAGCCACATGAGAATGCATACCTCACCAACATAA